A portion of the Faecalibacterium sp. I3-3-89 genome contains these proteins:
- a CDS encoding DHH family phosphoesterase produces the protein MTEQLNVQQMAQRLCAADNILILCHKNPDGDTIGCGSALCHALKALGKTAAVLCSDAVPSRYSFTAPVMFRGGFEPKTVVAVDVASVQLFGENNGVPQYTRHIDLCIDHHAGNSGYADFTLLDGSAAAAAELLYEVISEMGVEITPLIANCLYTGLATDTGCFRFSSTTANTHLVAAKLILAGAQLEELNTLLFDTKPRERMEAERIARNHLEYHLDDRCALMYLTRDEIEQSGVDPADLEELTSLPISIEGVKVGLLLRQQPGGSYRISVRTAKGVDACAIARRLGGGGHTRAAGCELLGNLDNAKNAILAEVQAELDRPEMQEEG, from the coding sequence ATGACAGAACAGCTCAATGTGCAGCAGATGGCCCAGCGCCTCTGTGCTGCGGACAACATTTTGATCCTGTGTCATAAAAACCCGGACGGCGACACCATCGGCTGCGGCAGCGCCCTCTGCCACGCGCTCAAGGCGCTGGGCAAGACGGCGGCTGTCCTCTGCTCCGATGCAGTGCCCTCCCGCTACAGCTTTACCGCGCCGGTGATGTTCCGGGGCGGCTTCGAGCCGAAGACCGTCGTGGCCGTGGACGTTGCCAGCGTGCAGCTCTTCGGCGAAAACAACGGCGTGCCCCAGTATACCCGCCACATCGATCTCTGCATCGACCACCACGCGGGCAACAGCGGCTATGCGGACTTCACCCTGCTGGACGGCAGCGCGGCCGCAGCGGCAGAGCTTTTGTATGAGGTCATCAGCGAGATGGGCGTGGAGATCACCCCCCTCATCGCCAACTGCCTTTACACCGGCCTTGCCACCGACACCGGCTGCTTCCGCTTCTCGTCCACCACGGCCAACACCCACCTTGTGGCGGCGAAGCTCATTCTGGCGGGCGCGCAGCTGGAAGAGCTGAACACTCTGCTCTTTGACACCAAGCCCCGGGAGCGGATGGAGGCCGAGCGCATCGCCCGCAACCATCTGGAATATCATCTGGACGACCGCTGCGCCCTGATGTACCTTACCCGCGACGAGATCGAGCAGAGCGGCGTGGACCCTGCGGATCTGGAGGAGCTGACCAGCCTGCCCATCAGCATCGAGGGCGTCAAAGTGGGGCTACTGCTCCGCCAGCAGCCCGGCGGCAGCTACCGCATCAGCGTGCGCACCGCCAAGGGCGTGGACGCCTGCGCCATCGCGCGGCGTCTGGGCGGCGGCGGCCACACCCGCGCGGCGGGCTGTGAGCTGCTGGGCAACCTCGACAACGCCAAGAACGCCATTCTGGCCGAAGTGCAGGCGGAGCTTGACCGCCCCGAGATGCAGGAGGAAGGCTGA
- the nusA gene encoding transcription termination factor NusA, whose product MAAANNEFFEALSMLEHERGITAEYLIDKIKAAIIIAVKKNYEVEDDHVMVEIDPETGKFNVALIQDVVADEDWYDEHSEIGITEAQHIRKSYQVGDRVVTPLKTKDFGRIAAQTAKHVIRQGIREAERSQQLSEIQSRAHDIVQATVTRVDPEKGIVALDLGKGGEAILPRNEQVPGEVYTEGQMLQVYIVDVVASERGPRVMISRTHPGLVKRLFELEVPEIYDGTVEVKAISREAGARTKMAVWSKDPNVNPVSACIGPHGDRVAAVVEKLGGEKIDIVKWSEDVSEFISAALSPAKVVKVELLPGETRSCRVTVPDQQLSLAIGNKGQNARLCARLTGYNIDIRPESGYYGEEEPKAAEAEKTEDTAAE is encoded by the coding sequence ATGGCAGCAGCGAACAACGAATTTTTTGAAGCTCTCTCCATGCTGGAGCACGAGCGCGGCATTACGGCAGAGTACCTGATCGACAAGATCAAGGCTGCTATCATCATTGCCGTGAAGAAGAACTATGAGGTCGAGGACGACCACGTCATGGTCGAGATCGACCCCGAGACCGGCAAGTTCAACGTCGCCCTCATTCAGGACGTCGTGGCCGACGAGGACTGGTACGACGAGCACAGCGAGATCGGCATCACCGAGGCACAGCACATCCGCAAGAGCTATCAGGTGGGCGACCGGGTCGTGACCCCCCTCAAGACCAAGGACTTCGGCCGCATCGCCGCCCAGACCGCAAAGCACGTCATCCGTCAGGGCATCCGCGAGGCCGAGCGCAGCCAGCAGCTGAGCGAGATCCAGTCCCGCGCCCACGACATCGTGCAGGCCACCGTCACCCGCGTTGACCCCGAGAAGGGCATCGTTGCTCTCGATCTGGGCAAGGGCGGCGAGGCCATCCTGCCCCGCAACGAGCAGGTGCCCGGCGAGGTGTATACCGAGGGACAGATGCTGCAGGTCTACATCGTGGATGTGGTGGCCAGCGAGCGCGGCCCCCGCGTCATGATCAGCCGCACCCACCCCGGCCTCGTCAAGCGTCTGTTCGAGCTGGAGGTGCCCGAGATCTATGACGGCACCGTCGAGGTCAAGGCCATCAGCCGCGAGGCCGGTGCCCGCACCAAGATGGCCGTCTGGTCCAAGGACCCCAACGTCAACCCCGTCTCCGCCTGCATCGGCCCCCACGGCGACCGTGTGGCCGCTGTGGTCGAGAAGCTGGGCGGCGAGAAGATCGACATCGTGAAGTGGAGCGAGGATGTCTCCGAGTTCATCTCCGCTGCCCTCAGCCCCGCCAAGGTGGTCAAGGTCGAGCTTCTGCCCGGCGAGACCCGCTCCTGCCGCGTGACCGTGCCCGACCAGCAGCTGAGCCTTGCCATCGGCAATAAGGGCCAGAACGCCCGTCTGTGCGCCCGCCTGACCGGCTACAACATCGACATCCGCCCCGAGAGCGGCTACTACGGCGAGGAAGAGCCGAAGGCTGCCGAGGCGGAGAAGACCGAAGACACCGCCGCAGAATAA
- the truB gene encoding tRNA pseudouridine(55) synthase TruB produces the protein MQGILIVDKPMDWTSFDVIAKLRGILGTRKLGHSGTLDPMATGVLPVFCGGASKAVDLQLDHTKTYCARLKLGLRTDTGDITGTVLETAPVTAGEAELLAVLPRFLGPQMQTPPMYSAVKLNGQPLYKLAREGVTVERKARPIEILDIRYGGSPAENEYVLTVRCSKGTYIRTLLEDIAAAMGQKGTMSALRRTTAGVYTEADAHTLEEIQAAKDAGPEALQALMLPVESVFESLPLLVVEPRVEQHLYNGCPTSRYPAADGRYRVRSAGGQFLGLAKITGGVLKVEKLFVERNEKD, from the coding sequence ATGCAGGGCATCCTGATCGTAGATAAGCCGATGGACTGGACCAGCTTCGACGTCATCGCCAAGCTGCGCGGTATCCTCGGTACCCGCAAGCTGGGCCACAGCGGCACCCTCGACCCCATGGCCACCGGCGTTCTGCCGGTGTTCTGCGGCGGGGCCAGCAAGGCTGTGGACCTTCAGCTCGACCACACCAAGACCTACTGCGCCCGGCTGAAGCTGGGGCTGCGCACCGACACCGGCGACATCACCGGCACCGTGCTGGAAACGGCCCCGGTGACGGCGGGGGAGGCCGAGCTGCTGGCGGTGCTGCCCCGGTTCCTCGGCCCGCAGATGCAGACGCCGCCCATGTATTCGGCGGTCAAGCTCAACGGCCAGCCCCTCTATAAGCTGGCCCGCGAGGGCGTGACCGTGGAGCGGAAGGCCCGCCCCATCGAGATACTGGACATCCGGTACGGCGGCAGCCCGGCGGAGAACGAATACGTCCTCACGGTCCGCTGCTCCAAGGGCACCTATATCCGTACCCTGCTGGAGGACATCGCTGCGGCGATGGGCCAGAAGGGCACCATGAGCGCTCTGCGCCGGACGACGGCAGGCGTCTACACCGAGGCCGACGCCCACACGCTGGAAGAGATCCAGGCCGCGAAGGACGCAGGCCCCGAGGCGCTGCAGGCGCTGATGCTGCCGGTGGAGAGCGTGTTCGAGTCTCTGCCCCTGCTGGTGGTGGAGCCGAGGGTGGAGCAGCATCTTTACAATGGCTGCCCCACCAGCCGCTACCCGGCGGCAGATGGCCGCTACCGCGTGCGCAGCGCCGGGGGACAGTTCCTCGGGCTTGCAAAGATCACCGGCGGCGTGCTCAAGGTCGAAAAACTCTTCGTAGAGAGAAACGAAAAGGACTAA
- a CDS encoding L7Ae/L30e/S12e/Gadd45 family ribosomal protein has protein sequence MAKKHNAPEKPALEPKEALFQAVSLCRKAGALTMGFDAVEEAVVKGKAWLVMTASDASAKTVQRLNYAVGDMVDVIPMPLTQDKLADISRKPVAVYAVTDRNLAKLCFDRLTACGAIQNEEDMSE, from the coding sequence ATGGCAAAGAAGCATAACGCCCCCGAAAAACCGGCCCTCGAGCCGAAGGAGGCCCTGTTTCAGGCCGTGAGCCTCTGCCGCAAGGCGGGCGCACTGACCATGGGCTTCGATGCAGTGGAGGAGGCCGTCGTCAAGGGCAAGGCGTGGCTGGTCATGACCGCGTCGGACGCCAGCGCCAAGACCGTGCAGCGGCTCAACTACGCTGTGGGCGATATGGTGGACGTCATCCCCATGCCGCTGACACAGGATAAGCTGGCTGACATCAGCCGCAAACCGGTGGCCGTGTATGCTGTCACCGACCGCAACCTCGCCAAGCTCTGCTTTGACCGGCTGACGGCGTGCGGAGCGATTCAAAATGAGGAGGATATGAGCGAATGA
- the infB gene encoding translation initiation factor IF-2, with amino-acid sequence MTVKYKVSDFAKDLSISAKKVLDELNAMGSTGKKNSSTLEENELNFLLEKFSKDNSVKNLDEFLNSAKAPKAEAKPAEKKAEPKAEKKPEAKSEKKPEPAKAEAKPAAKHDNGKKPEQHKKREEKTVSLRDLARETGAKATAAPAQSVSVRREDNQVTVDTRTVDMNVDRFDARYDDLASTKNTENRRKPTPQGNKQKFTQRGQRQRQQFQKGKRETEFERLQRIQLEKARNAQLKVLIPDEITVGELAARLKQQAGKVIAKFMQMGEMHAINDVIDFDTASLLAEEFHAKVEKEVHVTIEERLFTQEEDAQEDLVTRPPVVCVMGHVDHGKTSILDAIRKTNVTAGEAGGITQAIGAYQVKVNDSLITFLDTPGHEAFTSMRARGANMTDIAVLVVAADDGIMPQTVESINHAKAANVKLIVAMNKMDKPTANPERVMEGLTKYGIITEDWGGDVACIPVSALTGMGINDLLERIALEAEVMELKANPNRRAKGAVVEARLDKGQGPIATILVQNGTLHSGDVIIAGTAVGRVRTMRSDKGVLLNDAGPSTPVEITGLTAVPEAGDLFEAVEDERLARELAEQRVAAAKEKQFSSFQKVTLDNLFSQMAQNDMKELAIVVKADVQGSAEAVKQSLEKISNEEVRVRVIHAGVGAISKSDVDLADASNAIIIGFNVRPDNVAKEEAAATKVEMRMYRVIYDAINDVTDAMKGMLAPKFREVSLGELQVRQVYKISNVGTVAGCRVTSGKITRDSKVRVVRDGIVITEDEIASLKRFKDDAKEVAEGYECGVTLAKFADVKEGDVYEAFKMEEYRD; translated from the coding sequence ATGACCGTAAAATATAAAGTGAGCGATTTTGCAAAGGACCTGAGCATCTCTGCCAAGAAGGTCCTCGATGAACTGAACGCCATGGGCAGCACCGGCAAGAAGAACAGCTCCACTCTGGAGGAGAACGAGCTGAACTTCCTGCTGGAGAAGTTCAGCAAGGACAACAGCGTCAAGAACCTCGATGAGTTCCTGAACAGCGCCAAGGCCCCCAAGGCCGAGGCAAAGCCTGCCGAGAAGAAGGCAGAGCCGAAGGCGGAGAAGAAGCCGGAGGCCAAGAGCGAGAAAAAGCCCGAGCCTGCAAAGGCTGAGGCAAAGCCCGCCGCCAAGCACGACAACGGCAAGAAGCCCGAGCAGCACAAGAAGCGGGAGGAGAAGACCGTCTCCCTGCGGGATCTGGCCCGTGAGACCGGCGCAAAGGCTACCGCTGCCCCTGCACAGTCCGTCTCCGTCCGCCGCGAGGACAATCAGGTGACGGTGGACACCCGCACTGTCGATATGAACGTGGACCGCTTCGATGCCCGCTACGACGATCTGGCCTCCACCAAGAACACCGAAAACCGCCGCAAGCCCACCCCGCAGGGCAACAAGCAGAAGTTCACCCAGCGCGGCCAGCGCCAGCGCCAGCAGTTCCAGAAGGGCAAGCGCGAGACCGAGTTCGAGCGTCTGCAGCGCATCCAGCTGGAAAAGGCCCGCAACGCACAGCTGAAGGTCCTTATCCCCGATGAAATCACCGTCGGCGAGCTGGCCGCCCGCCTGAAGCAGCAGGCAGGCAAGGTCATCGCCAAGTTCATGCAGATGGGCGAGATGCACGCCATCAACGACGTCATCGACTTCGATACCGCTTCTCTGCTGGCCGAGGAGTTCCACGCCAAGGTCGAGAAGGAAGTCCACGTCACCATCGAAGAGCGCCTGTTCACGCAGGAGGAGGACGCACAGGAAGACCTCGTCACCCGTCCCCCGGTCGTCTGCGTCATGGGCCACGTTGACCACGGCAAGACCAGTATCCTCGACGCCATCCGCAAGACCAACGTCACCGCAGGCGAGGCCGGCGGCATCACGCAGGCCATCGGCGCCTATCAGGTCAAGGTCAACGACAGCCTCATCACCTTCCTCGATACCCCGGGCCATGAGGCATTCACCTCCATGCGTGCCCGCGGCGCCAACATGACCGACATCGCCGTTCTGGTCGTTGCTGCCGATGACGGCATCATGCCCCAGACCGTCGAGTCCATCAACCACGCCAAGGCTGCCAACGTCAAGCTCATCGTGGCCATGAACAAGATGGATAAGCCCACCGCCAACCCCGAGCGTGTGATGGAAGGCCTGACCAAGTACGGCATCATCACCGAGGACTGGGGCGGCGACGTGGCCTGCATCCCCGTCTCTGCCCTGACCGGCATGGGCATCAACGACCTGCTGGAGCGCATCGCGCTGGAGGCCGAGGTCATGGAGCTGAAGGCCAACCCCAACCGCCGCGCCAAGGGTGCTGTCGTCGAGGCCCGTCTGGATAAGGGTCAGGGTCCCATCGCTACCATTCTGGTGCAGAACGGCACCCTCCACTCCGGCGATGTCATCATCGCCGGTACCGCTGTGGGCCGCGTGCGCACCATGCGCAGCGACAAGGGTGTGCTGCTGAACGACGCAGGCCCCTCCACCCCCGTGGAGATCACCGGTCTGACCGCTGTGCCGGAGGCCGGCGACCTGTTCGAGGCCGTCGAGGACGAGCGTCTGGCTCGTGAGCTGGCCGAGCAGCGTGTTGCCGCCGCCAAGGAGAAGCAGTTCTCCTCCTTCCAGAAGGTCACGCTGGATAACCTGTTCAGCCAGATGGCACAGAACGACATGAAGGAGCTGGCCATCGTCGTCAAGGCGGATGTGCAGGGTTCCGCCGAGGCCGTCAAGCAGAGCCTCGAGAAGATCTCCAACGAGGAGGTCCGCGTCCGCGTCATCCACGCCGGTGTCGGTGCCATCAGCAAGTCCGACGTCGATCTGGCCGACGCCTCCAACGCTATCATCATCGGCTTCAACGTCCGCCCCGACAATGTGGCGAAGGAAGAGGCTGCGGCCACCAAGGTCGAGATGCGGATGTACCGCGTCATCTACGACGCCATCAACGACGTCACCGACGCTATGAAGGGTATGCTGGCTCCCAAGTTCCGCGAGGTGTCTCTGGGCGAGCTGCAGGTCCGTCAGGTCTACAAGATCAGCAACGTCGGCACCGTCGCAGGCTGCCGCGTCACCAGCGGCAAGATCACCCGCGACAGCAAGGTGCGCGTCGTCCGTGACGGCATCGTCATCACCGAGGACGAGATCGCATCGCTGAAGCGCTTTAAGGACGACGCCAAGGAAGTGGCCGAGGGTTACGAGTGCGGCGTCACTCTGGCAAAGTTTGCCGACGTCAAGGAAGGCGACGTCTACGAGGCCTTCAAGATGGAAGAATACCGCGACTAA
- the rnpM gene encoding RNase P modulator RnpM, with amino-acid sequence MAQKKIPARQCIGCMTSRPKKELVRVVRAPSGEISIDPVGKKPGRGAYLCPDAACLAKAKKKKALERCFEQPVPAEVYDALAQQLAGVEVEKEADRDGKEA; translated from the coding sequence ATGGCACAAAAAAAGATCCCTGCCCGCCAGTGCATCGGCTGCATGACCAGCCGCCCCAAGAAGGAGCTGGTGCGTGTGGTGCGCGCACCCAGCGGAGAGATCAGCATCGACCCCGTGGGCAAGAAGCCCGGCCGCGGTGCTTACCTCTGCCCGGATGCCGCCTGCCTTGCAAAGGCAAAGAAGAAGAAGGCGCTGGAACGCTGCTTTGAGCAGCCGGTCCCCGCCGAGGTATACGATGCACTGGCCCAGCAGCTGGCCGGTGTGGAAGTGGAAAAGGAGGCTGACCGCGATGGCAAAGAAGCATAA
- the rimP gene encoding ribosome maturation factor RimP yields the protein MAKQSGGNTAQRVEALVRPTVEGMGLRLWDVVFEKEGPDWYLRVLIDKDGTMDTDTCAEVSHALDPILDEADPIDQSYYLEVGSPGLGRKLTRPEHYEALKGEKIGVKLIRPNADGVREFAGILKGREGSTVTVETENGPVSFEVSAASSVHLCDDEHLFD from the coding sequence ATGGCGAAGCAGTCTGGCGGCAATACCGCCCAGAGAGTCGAAGCGCTTGTCCGCCCCACCGTGGAGGGCATGGGCCTGCGCCTGTGGGATGTGGTCTTTGAGAAGGAAGGGCCGGACTGGTATCTTCGCGTGCTCATCGACAAGGACGGCACCATGGACACCGACACCTGTGCGGAAGTGTCCCACGCGCTGGACCCCATCCTTGATGAGGCAGACCCCATCGACCAGAGCTATTATCTCGAGGTGGGCAGCCCCGGCCTTGGCCGTAAGCTGACCCGCCCGGAGCACTATGAGGCGCTCAAGGGCGAAAAGATCGGCGTCAAGCTCATCCGCCCTAACGCCGACGGCGTGCGCGAGTTTGCCGGCATCCTCAAAGGCCGTGAGGGCAGCACCGTCACGGTCGAGACCGAGAACGGCCCGGTGAGCTTTGAGGTGAGCGCTGCATCCAGCGTCCATCTCTGTGATGATGAACACCTGTTTGACTGA
- the rbfA gene encoding 30S ribosome-binding factor RbfA, with amino-acid sequence MSQKNMGRLAQDMKRELIAIIGRLKDPRLEGGLLTVTRLDVTPDLDVAKVYVSVMGREDGPKPAIEALNRAAGHVRTEVSKKMHIRKAPRFIFVEDDGAAYAAHINELLRTLNVNGDAEETQPAETEE; translated from the coding sequence ATGTCTCAGAAAAATATGGGCCGTCTGGCGCAGGACATGAAGCGTGAGCTGATCGCCATCATCGGACGGCTGAAGGACCCGCGGCTGGAGGGCGGTCTGCTGACCGTCACCCGGCTGGATGTGACGCCGGATCTGGACGTGGCAAAGGTCTATGTGAGCGTGATGGGCCGCGAGGACGGCCCCAAGCCTGCCATCGAGGCCCTGAACCGCGCCGCAGGCCATGTGCGCACCGAAGTGAGTAAAAAGATGCACATCCGCAAGGCACCCCGCTTCATCTTTGTGGAGGACGACGGTGCCGCCTATGCAGCCCACATCAACGAGCTGCTCCGCACGCTGAATGTGAATGGCGATGCCGAGGAGACTCAGCCCGCCGAGACCGAGGAATAA
- the ribF gene encoding riboflavin biosynthesis protein RibF, with protein sequence MQIYSQLAPLALGGAHGSAVAMGFFDGIHIGHRAVIGSAVEWAKAHGAAPVVFTFRLPAENKMKGKRLLSTEDKHALIASLGVEHYLCPDFEEIKAMTPEQFVLGIIRDCNARALFCGENFTFGAKAAGTPELLRQLCAPLGVEVIVLPMAQFEEKPVSSTRIRTALEGGDIPAANAMLGMPYAIRFTVHHGAGLGRTLGVPTINQIYPQGFQLPRYGIYITRTKIGEHWYPSATGLGTRPTVNSDESKVTCETFIPGFTGDLYGTDPVVEFHAYLSPSKKFDTLDELRGCIDHAAKRAQEYFAE encoded by the coding sequence ATGCAGATCTATTCGCAGCTTGCGCCGCTTGCGCTGGGCGGTGCCCACGGCTCTGCTGTGGCAATGGGCTTTTTTGACGGCATCCACATCGGCCACCGGGCTGTCATCGGCAGCGCGGTGGAGTGGGCCAAAGCCCATGGCGCGGCCCCGGTGGTCTTCACCTTCCGCCTGCCCGCCGAGAACAAGATGAAGGGCAAGCGGCTGCTCTCCACCGAGGACAAGCACGCCCTCATCGCCAGCCTCGGCGTCGAGCACTACCTCTGCCCCGATTTCGAGGAGATCAAGGCCATGACGCCCGAGCAGTTCGTGCTGGGCATCATCCGGGACTGCAACGCCCGGGCGCTGTTCTGCGGCGAGAACTTCACCTTTGGTGCCAAGGCGGCGGGCACGCCGGAGCTGCTGCGTCAGCTCTGCGCACCGCTGGGCGTGGAGGTGATCGTCCTGCCGATGGCGCAGTTCGAGGAGAAACCGGTCTCCTCCACCCGCATCCGCACTGCTCTGGAGGGCGGCGACATCCCGGCGGCCAACGCCATGCTGGGGATGCCCTACGCCATCCGCTTCACGGTGCACCACGGGGCGGGCCTTGGCCGGACGCTGGGGGTGCCCACCATCAACCAGATCTATCCGCAGGGCTTCCAGCTGCCCCGGTACGGCATCTATATCACCCGCACCAAGATCGGAGAGCACTGGTATCCTTCGGCCACTGGTCTCGGCACCCGGCCCACCGTCAACAGCGACGAGAGCAAGGTGACCTGTGAGACCTTCATCCCGGGCTTTACCGGCGACCTTTACGGCACCGACCCGGTGGTGGAGTTCCACGCCTACCTCAGCCCCAGCAAAAAGTTCGACACGCTGGATGAGCTGCGGGGCTGCATCGACCACGCAGCGAAGCGCGCACAGGAATACTTTGCGGAGTGA
- a CDS encoding aminopeptidase: protein MENFDILLKKYADFIVRVGVNPQPGQTLIINCCLEAAPLARLCVRSAYEAGARDVLVNWSDNDVSRSRMELGSEEALSDFKSWQLRRYLDYAESEGSVCVLHIHADDPEVYAGLDGAKISRVNAGQRKFMAPWREYTMNDRVQWSIAAMPSAPWAKKMFPELDEAAAVEKLWKLIFDVCRVTNGDPVNEWKAHLDRLTDLKNKMNALDLESVHFESANGTDLTVGIADKATWESAASVSEKGVVFLPNIPTEEVFTAPHKDKVDGIVYGTKPYVFNGQLIKGFHVTFKDGRVVEHGAEEGAELLGQLLDTDEGARSIGEVALVPASSPINRSGALFYSTLFDENAACHIAFGASYPGTTENGTRLSKDELLARGMNQSTIHEDVMVGAEDSHITGKCRDGRTVELFRDGVWVL from the coding sequence GTGGAAAACTTTGACATTCTTCTGAAAAAATATGCCGATTTCATCGTCCGGGTGGGCGTGAACCCTCAGCCGGGCCAGACCCTCATCATCAACTGCTGCCTCGAGGCCGCTCCGCTGGCCCGTCTGTGTGTGCGCAGCGCCTACGAGGCCGGTGCCCGTGACGTGCTGGTGAACTGGAGCGACAACGACGTCTCCCGCAGCCGGATGGAGCTGGGCAGCGAGGAGGCCCTGAGCGATTTCAAGTCGTGGCAGCTGCGCCGCTACCTCGACTACGCCGAGAGCGAGGGCAGCGTCTGCGTCCTCCACATCCATGCCGACGACCCCGAGGTCTACGCCGGTCTGGACGGTGCGAAGATCAGCCGGGTGAACGCCGGTCAGCGCAAGTTCATGGCCCCGTGGCGGGAGTACACCATGAACGACCGCGTCCAGTGGTCCATCGCCGCCATGCCCAGCGCCCCGTGGGCCAAGAAGATGTTCCCGGAGCTGGACGAGGCTGCCGCCGTCGAGAAGCTCTGGAAGCTCATCTTCGACGTCTGCCGGGTGACGAACGGCGACCCGGTCAACGAGTGGAAGGCCCATCTCGACCGTCTGACCGACCTGAAAAACAAGATGAACGCCCTCGACCTCGAGAGCGTCCACTTCGAGAGCGCCAACGGCACCGACCTGACCGTGGGCATCGCCGATAAGGCCACTTGGGAGAGCGCCGCCAGCGTCAGCGAGAAGGGCGTGGTCTTCCTGCCCAACATCCCCACCGAGGAGGTCTTCACCGCACCCCACAAGGACAAGGTGGACGGCATCGTCTACGGCACCAAGCCCTACGTCTTCAATGGCCAGCTCATCAAGGGCTTCCATGTTACCTTCAAGGATGGCCGGGTCGTGGAGCACGGGGCTGAGGAGGGCGCAGAGCTGCTGGGCCAGCTGTTGGACACCGACGAGGGCGCACGCAGCATCGGCGAGGTGGCGCTGGTGCCTGCCTCCAGCCCCATCAACCGCAGCGGCGCGCTGTTCTACAGCACCCTTTTCGACGAGAACGCTGCCTGCCACATCGCCTTCGGTGCCAGCTACCCCGGCACCACCGAGAACGGCACCCGCCTGTCGAAGGACGAGCTGCTGGCCCGGGGCATGAACCAGTCCACCATCCACGAGGATGTCATGGTCGGCGCGGAGGACAGCCATATCACCGGCAAATGCCGCGACGGCCGCACCGTGGAACTCTTCCGCGACGGCGTCTGGGTGCTGTGA
- a CDS encoding glycine--tRNA ligase, which translates to MEQSEKTLDMIVNLCKNRGYVFPGSEIYGGLANSWDYGPLGVEFKNNVKKAWLKKFVQESPYNVGLDAAIIMNPQTWVTTGHVSSFSDPLLDCRACKARHRADKLIGEEHPEVNVDAMSFDEMDTFIAEHEDIVCPVCGKHDFTPIRKFNLMFKTAIGVTEDSSSTCYLRPETAQGIFVNFANIQRTTRRKLPFGVCQVGKAFRNEITPGNFTFRTREFEQMECEFFCKPGTDLEWFSYWKDYCENWLLSLGIKKEHLRLRDHEPAELAFYSRATTDIEYAFPFTDWGELWGIADRTNYDLTRHQEASGKSLEYFDSETNEHYIPYVIEPSLGCDRVALAFLCEAYDEEHLTDSKGKEDIRTVLHLHPALAPYKCAVLPLSKKLGDKAMEIRNELSKYFMVDYDDTGSIGKRYRREDEIGTPYCITVDFDTVGDEAKGIAADNCVTVRDRDTMEQVRMPISELKSYIESKIEF; encoded by the coding sequence ATGGAACAGAGCGAAAAGACCCTTGATATGATCGTCAATCTCTGCAAGAACCGTGGTTATGTGTTCCCCGGCTCTGAGATCTACGGCGGTCTGGCCAATAGCTGGGACTACGGCCCTCTGGGCGTCGAGTTCAAGAACAACGTCAAGAAGGCATGGCTGAAGAAGTTCGTGCAGGAAAGCCCCTACAACGTCGGCCTCGATGCCGCCATCATCATGAACCCCCAGACTTGGGTGACGACCGGCCACGTTTCCAGCTTCTCTGACCCCCTGCTGGACTGCCGCGCCTGCAAGGCCCGCCACCGCGCCGATAAGCTCATCGGCGAGGAGCACCCCGAGGTCAACGTCGATGCCATGAGCTTCGACGAGATGGACACTTTCATCGCCGAGCACGAGGACATCGTCTGCCCCGTCTGCGGCAAGCATGACTTCACCCCCATCCGTAAGTTCAACCTGATGTTCAAGACCGCCATCGGCGTCACCGAGGACAGCTCTTCGACCTGCTATCTCCGCCCCGAGACCGCACAGGGCATCTTCGTCAACTTTGCCAACATCCAGCGCACCACCCGCCGCAAGCTGCCCTTCGGCGTGTGTCAGGTGGGCAAGGCTTTCCGCAACGAGATCACCCCGGGCAACTTCACCTTCCGCACCCGCGAGTTCGAGCAGATGGAGTGCGAGTTCTTCTGCAAGCCCGGCACCGACCTTGAGTGGTTCAGCTACTGGAAGGACTACTGCGAGAACTGGCTGCTGAGCCTTGGCATCAAGAAGGAGCATCTGCGCCTGCGTGACCACGAGCCTGCCGAGCTGGCCTTCTACAGCCGCGCTACCACTGACATCGAGTACGCCTTCCCGTTCACCGATTGGGGCGAGCTGTGGGGCATCGCAGACCGCACCAACTACGACCTGACCCGCCATCAGGAGGCCTCCGGCAAGAGCCTCGAGTATTTCGACAGCGAGACCAATGAGCACTACATCCCCTACGTCATCGAGCCGTCTCTGGGCTGTGACCGTGTGGCTCTGGCCTTCCTGTGCGAGGCCTACGACGAGGAGCACCTGACCGACAGCAAGGGCAAGGAGGACATCCGCACCGTTCTGCACCTGCATCCGGCTCTGGCTCCCTACAAGTGCGCCGTCCTGCCCCTGAGCAAGAAGCTGGGCGACAAGGCCATGGAGATCCGCAACGAGCTGAGCAAGTACTTCATGGTGGACTACGACGACACCGGCTCCATCGGCAAGCGCTACCGCCGCGAGGATGAGATCGGCACCCCGTACTGCATCACCGTGGACTTCGACACCGTGGGCGACGAGGCCAAGGGCATCGCAGCCGACAACTGCGTCACCGTCCGCGACCGCGACACCATGGAGCAGGTGCGTATGCCCATCTCCGAGCTGAAGAGCTACATCGAGAGCAAGATCGAGTTCTGA